From a region of the Helicobacter hepaticus ATCC 51449 genome:
- a CDS encoding phosphatidylserine decarboxylase, with protein MNLSNKISRLFGHFASYEFPSPLQNLINAVYVKIFHIELGEFAPASSYASLNALFTRALTSERTINPNPIVLVAPCDSLITQMGKSTQKNALQIKGMEYSVEELLGQKLDREFYYINFYLSPKDYHRYHAPCDMEIYEVRYFGGELLPVNLPSLQKNQSLFARNERVVVVGKTSTNKWLYFVAIGALNVGSIVMHFEGRVESNAKSHDICYTYRTPITIKKGEELGMFKMGSTIVLFMEQMIPDVHINEKVKFAQDIGTHT; from the coding sequence ATGAATCTTTCTAATAAAATCTCACGGCTCTTTGGACATTTCGCATCTTATGAGTTTCCCTCTCCATTACAGAATCTTATTAATGCCGTGTATGTGAAAATCTTTCACATTGAGCTTGGTGAATTTGCTCCTGCTTCTAGCTATGCTTCGCTCAATGCACTTTTTACACGAGCACTTACAAGTGAGCGCACGATTAATCCTAATCCTATTGTGCTTGTTGCGCCTTGTGATTCTCTGATAACTCAAATGGGCAAAAGCACGCAAAAAAATGCTCTCCAAATCAAAGGTATGGAATATTCTGTTGAAGAGCTTTTAGGACAAAAGCTTGATAGGGAGTTCTATTATATAAATTTTTATCTCTCACCAAAAGACTATCATCGTTATCACGCACCTTGTGATATGGAGATTTATGAGGTGCGATATTTTGGCGGGGAGCTGCTTCCTGTGAATCTACCATCTTTACAAAAAAATCAAAGTCTTTTTGCCCGAAATGAACGCGTAGTAGTAGTAGGCAAAACATCAACAAACAAATGGCTGTATTTTGTCGCCATAGGCGCACTTAATGTGGGAAGTATAGTAATGCATTTTGAGGGCAGAGTTGAGAGTAATGCCAAATCACACGATATTTGCTATACTTACCGCACACCTATTACAATAAAAAAGGGTGAGGAATTGGGAATGTTTAAAATGGGTTCAACTATTGTGCTTTTTATGGAGCAGATGATTCCAGATGTGCATATTAATGAAAAAGTTAAATTTGCTCAAGACATAGGCACTCATACATAA
- a CDS encoding queuosine precursor transporter: MSIWVFIGSSLLFACIIVLANYSVQYPVLDTPLTYGALTYPMSFLLIDILSEKYNKIQVLKILWCGLILAFIPSLLASELSIAIASVCAFFVSQNLDVHIFFYLKSRFPRLWWLRNNASTIIAQFIDTMIFFHIAFLFIYPWEQVMAMVFADFCIKAFLALCDTPFFYALAIRGHKQPKTTQKRGEV; this comes from the coding sequence ATGAGCATTTGGGTTTTTATAGGTAGCTCATTACTTTTTGCTTGCATAATTGTTTTAGCAAATTATAGTGTGCAATATCCTGTGCTTGATACGCCGCTCACTTATGGGGCTTTGACTTATCCTATGAGCTTTTTACTCATAGATATATTGAGTGAGAAATATAATAAGATTCAAGTATTAAAAATACTTTGGTGTGGGCTTATACTTGCTTTTATTCCCTCACTTTTAGCAAGTGAGCTAAGCATAGCCATTGCAAGTGTGTGTGCCTTTTTTGTCTCACAGAATCTTGATGTGCATATATTCTTTTATCTTAAAAGTCGCTTTCCACGTTTATGGTGGCTTCGCAATAACGCAAGCACAATAATTGCACAATTTATTGATACAATGATTTTCTTTCATATTGCGTTTTTATTTATATATCCTTGGGAGCAAGTTATGGCTATGGTTTTTGCAGATTTTTGCATAAAAGCTTTTCTTGCTTTATGTGATACTCCATTTTTCTATGCCCTTGCTATACGCGGACATAAGCAACCTAAAACAACTCAAAAACGAGGTGAAGTATGA